The proteins below come from a single Mytilus edulis chromosome 5, xbMytEdul2.2, whole genome shotgun sequence genomic window:
- the LOC139525565 gene encoding beta-1,4-galactosyltransferase 1-like produces MPSPLGHVGYYGNNKNCTDIRDTTSCFSSCPETSPNLVGRNTLHLFIPSTTQLKTALSWVKKGGRYSPDDCIPRHHVAVIVPFRDRDQHLKTFLYNIHPFLRRQQLDYGIYIIDQIGTSKFNRAMLMNIGYAESIKNHKYTCFVFHDVDLLPEDDRNSYTCTTQPRHLSAAIDKFRYRLPYKAIFGGASALSKSQLQSVNGFSNKFFGWGGEDDDMWNRLMHANFTVTRHSNKVARYTMLRHGKEKGNKHNTKRYKLLEDGYKRFKTDGLNSLTYNVVRIQIHHLYTRISVDINENEVMKS; encoded by the exons ATGCCTTCACCACTAGGGCATGTGGGTTATTATGGCAACAATAAAAATTGCACAGATATTAGAGACACCACTAGCTGTTTCTCTTCATGTCCGGAAACATCTCCTAATCTAG ttggAAGAAACACTCTTCATTTATTTATACCATCTACTACCCAATTAAAGACAGCTCTGTCATGGGTAAAGAAAGGTGGCCGTTATAGCCCTGACGATTGCATTCCCCGTCACCATGTTGCCGTTATTGTACCATTTAGAGACAGAGACCAACAcctaaaaacatttctgtataaTATACACCCCTTCTTAAGGCGACAACAACTGGACTACGGGATATATATCATAGACCAG atAGGTACTTCTAAATTTAATCGTGCCATGTTGATGAACATAGGTTATGCAGAATCGATAAAAAATCACAAGTATACCTGTTTTGTATTTCACGATGTTGACCTTTTACCCGAGGATGACAGAAATTCCTACACGTGCACAACACAACCAAGACATTTGTCAGCAGCTATTGATAAATTCAGATACAG ATTACCATATAAAGCTATATTTGGTGGCGCATCAGCTTTATCTAAAAGTCAACTACAGAGTGTCAATGGATTTTCCAACAAATTCTTCGGTTGGGGAGGAGAAGATGATGATATGTGGAACAG GCTTATGCACGCTAACTTCACAGTGACAAGACATTCAAATAAAGTAGCGAGATACACAATGTTGAGACATGGCAAAGAGAAGGGTAACAAACACAATACAAAGAG ATACAAACTTCTGGAAGATGGCTACAAGAGATTTAAGACAGACGGTTTAAACAGTTTGACATATAATGTGGTCCGAATCCAGATACATCATCTTTATACAAGAATATCTGTGGACATCAATGAAAATGAAGTAATGAAG AGCTGA